The window CGACAGCGGCAAGCCCCGCCGTCGCAGCTCCTCGCGGACGCTGCCCATCTCCCCCAGCGTCTGCGCCAGTCGCTTGTCCCCGGCCAGCAGCCTCAGCAACTGACGCACGTCCTCGTCGAAGGCCGTGTGCAGCACGAAGAGGGCGAAGACTTCCGCCCGTGCCGCGCCGTACTTCTCCGTCGCGGTGACGAGGAAGGCCGCGCGCTTGCGGTGGAGGACTTGCGCCGCCTCCGTCCGCAGCGGCCCCAGCGCCCCCAGCCGCACCGCGTCCCAGTCCTTCAGCGACTCCACCAGCCGCGGCATGTCTACCCCGCGCTGCAACGCCACGAAGCCCGCGGGCGACGCGCTCTCCAGGAAGGGCGCCAGCACCTCCTCGCTCGCTTCCAGGTGCGGCCAGCCCGGGGGCAGGGCCGGGACTGCTCCAGCCTCGGACGCGTCCCTGCGCCCCCAAGCCGCTGCGTCTCCGCCTCTCTCCAGGCTCCACGCCGCCCGAGCGGTATCCGAATGGAAGCCGTCGGTCAGCGCGCCTTCAAGGCCAGGACCTGCCGACGTGCTCGCACAACCGGCGCTCAGCAGGACGACGACCAGCAGCGCGGCCCACGGGTGCAGCCGCGCCTCGGCGCGCCTCGTCCGCTGCCCTCGCATCAACGTGCAACGCCGCGCTCGGTCCTTCGCGGACCACGGCGACGCGCGGCCCTGTCCCAGGGCAGACGCCTCGGAGGGCTTCTTCGAAGCGGCCCGCGCAGGCGGCATTCCGACGGCCGGGCTTCGTTTCCAGGACATGCCCCATCCTCCGTCCCCCGCAGGGGAGAAGCACAGAGGAACCGGGCCCATGCTCGGAGGGCGGACTCCGAAGGGCCCTGCCCCCGGAGGCGGTCAGCACCGCCCCCGAGGACCCGGGCCCTTCCGCACACCACTCAGGGGTCGAAGCCGCCGAGGAAGAGGTCGCGCCTGCCGCCCATGGGCGGCGGCAGCATCCCCATCCCGAAGTCCGCCGGGGCAATCCGCCCACCCGCCACGGAGCATGCGCCCGTGGTGGCATGCGACGAGACGAAGAAGCGGTCCGCGGACACATCCGTGCCAGCCGGGTGCGCCATGGGGAAGCCACGCACCCACCGCAGCGTGCCGTCCACCCGGTCCAGCTTCGCGACGAAGAGGTTGGACTGCACGCCCGGCACACCCGCCATGGGGCCCGTGCCCAGGTCGTCCCCATCCTCGTACCGGCCCAGCACGGTGACGCCGTCCTCGTAGTCCATGGAGACATCCAGGCCGGAGAAGCCCAGCACGCGCACCCAGCGCGCGCTGCCCTCGCGGTCGAAGGCCGCCACGAAGGCATCACTCCAGCTTCCCTTCGCCTGGTACATGCGCCCCTGGAAGATGAGCGGCTTGATGAACCAGCCGGACACCAGCACGCGGTTGCCGTGCACGGCGACGGAGGTGGCCATGCCGTATTCCGAGTCGAACGACTGCGTCCACGCCACGTTGCCCGCGGCGTCCAGCTTCATCAGGAAGGGCACCGAGTCCACCTCCCCCGGCTGCCTCACGGGGTGCCAGCCCGTCACGTAGAAGTAGCCCTCGCTGTCCGCCGCCACGCCCGTCGCGAAGCCCTCGCGCCCGTCCGCGTGCAGCCACAGGAAGTCCCCGTCCGGCCCCAGCTTCAGCAGCGCGGCCACGTTGCGCAGCAGCGCGTCCGGCAGCGTGCCCACCAGCGCCACGTTGCCGAACCGGTCCGTGTCCATCCGCTGCACCTCGAAGGCGGAGGACACGCCCAGCGACTCCAGCGAGCGCGCCCAGACGAAGTCCCCATCGCGGTCCAGCTTCAGCAGGAAGCGCCCCGCGGGCAGCGGGCCCCCGCCGTAGTCCGCTCCGGCCGGGTTGCGGCCCGTGACGAAGACGTTGCTGCGCGAGTCCACCGTGAGCGACTCCGCGAAGCCCTCCAGGTGGCGCGACCACAGCCGCCCCCCTTCCGTGCCGTACTTCACCACCACGAAGGTGCCGGGCGCGTACGACGCCAGCGCGCCCAGCCCGTCCCCCATCGCGTGGTCGACGTTCACCGCCAGCGAGACGTTGCCTTCCGAGTCATGCGCCAGGCCCGCCGCGTGCTCCTTGCCCACGCCCCCCAGCGACTGGAGCCAGCGCGTCCCCCCGGGTGCCGCGGCGGCCCGCGCACTCCCGGGTGCCCGGGGTTTCTCCGCCACCGGCAGCGGTGCCACCTCCGAGGGCCCCTCTTCCACTCCCTCCTCCACCGGTCCCCCGCACGCCGCCACCACCAGGGCCAGACAGGCCCCCCAGCTCCATCCCCATCCACGACGCATGTCACTTCCCCCACGCAGCCCGCCCACGCTTCCCAGCAGCGGGCGGAACACCGCACGCACGGTGAGCATCCGGGCGTTCCCGTGCGACACCCCGGGCGTCTGATTCCCCTTTTGATTGTCAGACAGCGGGGCAAGTCAGGCCGGGGAGCAGCCGGACGTGCGAGCGGGCTGGACGACCTGCCCTCCCCTGGGCTCCAATCCCCCACGTGATGACCGAGCAAGAGGCGACGCAGGTGCTGGCGGACGCGGAAGTGGTCCCCTGTGCGGAGATGGCGCTGATGGACGCGCGGCGACTGGTGGAGGCCTGTCTGGGCGCGGACGTTCCGGCGCTCGTCCACCGCGAGGCCTGCTCCAAGGTGGGCTGCAGCCCGAAGTTCCAGGTGCTGGTGCGCCCGGAGGACGGGCCCCGCGTGGCCGCGCTCCTCCAGCAGCGTTGGCTGGACAGCATCCAGGCCGAGGGACTGATGCCGGAGGGACGTCCCCTCCATGCCCCACCCGTGGCCGAGGACGCCGAGCCGCCCTGCCCCGCCTGTGGCACCGCCGCGCCGCTGGTGGCCGGGGCCTGCAGCGACTGCGGCCTCCAGCTCGACTAGCAGGCAGGCATCAGCGCGGCTCCATCACCCGAGAGGTTTTTCCCCTCGGAGTCACGAAGCACAATGGGTCGCCCGGAGCACGCCGGGGTTGGACCCGCGGGCAGGTGCGCGCGGGGCACGCAGCGGAGGACATGAATGGAAGTCAAAGGCGTCGCGTTCCTGGCACGACAGCAGATGATGGTGCAGTCCCACGGGGAGGCAGCCTGGAAGGCCTTCATCGCGGACATCGCGAAGAAGGAGCCCTTCTTTTCGATGCCCATCATGCCGGTGACGCGCATGCCGGCCGAAGCGTTCCTCCACCTCAACGAGGAGCTGCTGGCGCGCTTCTACGGCAACAACAAGGACGCCTGGTGGCAGTTCGGCATCAAGTCCGCCGAGTACGCGCTGGGCCAGGGCCAGCTCAAGACGATGTTCGCCCAGGGCGACCTGCGGCGCTTCCTCGTGTTCACCCCCGGCATCTGGAAGGGCTACTTCACCGAGGGCGACCTGACCGTGACCCCCGGCCAGGGCCACACGGACCTGAGCATCACCCACGTCCCCAAGCCCCACGTCTACTTCGAGCTGTCCGTCATGGGCTTCGCCCACGGCGGGCTGACGTACCTGGGCGCGAAGAACCTGAAGCACCAGGTCCTCAAGGGCTACAGCAAGGGCGACAAGGAAGTGCTCTACCGCTTCAACGTGAGCTGACGAAAGGCGCCCGCGCTCAAGGCGCGGAGCCGACGGCGGCGCCCTCCCGGGCGGCGCGCTCGGCCACCACCGACGGGTCCTCCGGCTTCAGCCGCAGGTCCGCCACCACCGGGTAGTGGTCCGACACGCCCACGCGCAGCACCCGGCTGGCCACCGGCGTGAAGGCGTCACACGCCAGCACGTAGTCGATGCGCAGCGTGGGCAGCAGGAAGGGCATGGGGTAGGTGCCCTCGGCCTTCCCCGTGGCGGCCACCACGTCCCGCATGCCCCGCCGCAGCAGGCGGATGGGCCGCGAGTCCGGGTCGTCGTTCAAGTCTCCCAGCAGCAGCTTGGGCCGCGCGTCGGCCGCCAGCAGCCGGGCCACCAGCGCGCTCTGCCGCACGCGCGCGTCCGCGTTGAAGGGCCGGCGGATGAGGTGGGTGAGATAGACGCTCACCTCGCGCCCGTCCACCGCCACCACCGCGTGGGCCAGCGCGCGAGGCTCCGCGCCCCGGGGCACCGGCAGTGGGTACTGCGCCAGCGCCTCCAGCGGGAAGCGGGACAGCAGCGCCAGGCCGTAGGCGCCGCCGTAGAGGTCCGTGGTGCGGAAGTGGGCGCGGTACTTCAGGCCGGTGAGGCGGGACAGCTCCGCCGCCTGGTCCAGGCCCCCCGCGCGCGTGGAGCCGACGTCCACCTCCTGCAGCGCGACGACGTCCGGCACCGAGGCGCGGATGACGTTGGCCACGCCCTCCAGCCCGCGAGCGCCGGACTGGATGTTGAAGGTCATCACCCGCAGCTCGCCCGTCTTGCGCTGCACGGTGGTGGCCGGGGCCTCCGGCGGGCGGAGGCCAGGGCCGGTCGCACACGCGAGCGGCCCCATCAGGAACAGGATGGGAAGGAGTCGGCGGAGGTGCATGGGAGGGCGGGGATGATAGGCCGGGCTTCCCGGCCCTGTCGCCCCACCCTCCCGAAGCCGTCCGCCGGGCAGGCAGCCGCCTACGCGGCGCGGCGCGGCCTAGCGACGGCGGCGCAGGCGAGCGCCCAGCAGCAGCAGCGCGGCGCCCAGCAGCGGCGCGCCACCGGCGGCCGCGCAGCCACCCTCGTCGTCGCCACCGCCGCCGCCGCCATCGCCCACCTTGATCTGGAGCGTATCGGTGCCGGAGGCGTCACCCGCCTCCGTCTGGTTGAAGTTGGCCGAGTTGCCGGCACCGTAGAGGGTGAGGGTGCTCCCGGAGGCCGGCGCCACCAGCGTGAAGTCGAAGACGGCCTCGCCGTTGGCGAAGGCCTTGGGGGCGCTGTGCGTCACCTCGCCGCTGAGCAGCCGCGTGCCAGAGGTCGCGCCGAGCTTCGCGTCGTTGCTGCCATCCACCGCCACGTTGAAGCCCGCCCGGACGCCCGGACCGCCGCGGACGATGAGCCGGTAGTTGCCGGTGGCGCCCGGCGCGAGGCTCTCAGGGCCCTCCAGCGTCACCGTGGGGTTGGTCGTGCCGGCGGGGGCGGCGTGACACCCGGAGGCAGTGCACGTCTGCCCCTGCTGCTTGCCGCTGCGACCGGAGATGCCGATGGAGTTGGCGAGTGCAGCGCTGGAGACGAGGCACGCCGCCATGACGCCGGCAGCCCGGAGAGACGAGAGAGACGACCGCATGAAGCCTCCTGGAGACGAACGACTGGGAAGAGGCCCTTCTTAGCGCGACGCGACATCTGTTCACAGCAACACTCAGCGCATCCCCGCCCGCAGCAGCAGCGCACAG of the Pyxidicoccus xibeiensis genome contains:
- a CDS encoding endonuclease/exonuclease/phosphatase family protein; this encodes MQRKTGELRVMTFNIQSGARGLEGVANVIRASVPDVVALQEVDVGSTRAGGLDQAAELSRLTGLKYRAHFRTTDLYGGAYGLALLSRFPLEALAQYPLPVPRGAEPRALAHAVVAVDGREVSVYLTHLIRRPFNADARVRQSALVARLLAADARPKLLLGDLNDDPDSRPIRLLRRGMRDVVAATGKAEGTYPMPFLLPTLRIDYVLACDAFTPVASRVLRVGVSDHYPVVADLRLKPEDPSVVAERAAREGAAVGSAP
- a CDS encoding MXAN_6652 family MXYO-CTERM-anchored protein codes for the protein MRSSLSSLRAAGVMAACLVSSAALANSIGISGRSGKQQGQTCTASGCHAAPAGTTNPTVTLEGPESLAPGATGNYRLIVRGGPGVRAGFNVAVDGSNDAKLGATSGTRLLSGEVTHSAPKAFANGEAVFDFTLVAPASGSTLTLYGAGNSANFNQTEAGDASGTDTLQIKVGDGGGGGGDDEGGCAAAGGAPLLGAALLLLGARLRRRR